The Thermobispora bispora DSM 43833 genome window below encodes:
- the thrB gene encoding homoserine kinase, producing MAHSSGVVVRVPATSANLGPGFDSLGLALDLHDEVEAALTDTPGARVEVEGEGADELDRGEDHLIVKVMRATFDRMGVPQPAGIRLHCVNRIPHARGLGSSSAAICAGILAARELAAGRGAGRERLPDAEVFALATEIEGHPDNAAPCLSGGLTIAWTDRDGTVRRVRLDPHPDVRPVVLIPAFRLATAEARRLLPASVPHADAAANAGRTALLIAALTQRPEADLLLAATEDRLHQDYRAPAMPRTAELVRRLRAAGVAAVVSGAGPTVLAFTTPETKDSIASEVGNDWHIQSVNVDQTGADVLSPETR from the coding sequence ATGGCACATTCGAGTGGCGTCGTCGTCCGGGTACCGGCGACCAGCGCCAATCTCGGCCCCGGCTTCGACAGCCTGGGCCTCGCGCTCGACCTGCATGACGAGGTGGAAGCGGCGCTGACCGACACCCCGGGCGCACGCGTCGAGGTGGAGGGGGAGGGCGCCGATGAGCTGGACCGCGGCGAGGACCACCTGATCGTCAAGGTCATGCGCGCCACGTTCGACCGGATGGGCGTACCGCAGCCGGCCGGGATCCGGCTGCACTGCGTCAACCGGATCCCGCACGCCCGTGGTCTCGGCTCGTCGTCCGCGGCGATCTGCGCCGGGATCCTCGCGGCCCGCGAGCTCGCCGCCGGGCGCGGGGCGGGGCGGGAGCGGCTGCCGGACGCCGAGGTGTTCGCCCTCGCCACCGAGATCGAGGGGCACCCGGACAACGCGGCGCCGTGCCTGTCGGGTGGCCTCACCATCGCGTGGACGGACCGGGACGGCACCGTGCGCCGGGTGCGCCTCGACCCGCACCCGGACGTCCGGCCGGTCGTCCTCATCCCCGCCTTCCGGCTCGCCACCGCGGAGGCGCGGCGGCTCCTGCCGGCGAGCGTGCCGCACGCGGACGCCGCGGCGAACGCCGGGCGGACGGCCCTGCTCATCGCCGCGCTCACCCAGCGGCCGGAGGCGGATCTGCTGCTCGCCGCCACCGAGGACCGGTTACACCAGGACTACCGCGCACCCGCGATGCCGCGGACCGCGGAACTGGTGCGCAGGCTCCGGGCCGCCGGCGTCGCCGCCGTCGTCTCGGGCGCCGGTCCGACGGTGCTGGCGTTCACCACTCCGGAAACGAAGGATTCGATCGCGTCAGAAGTGGGTAATGACTGGCACATCCAGTCGGTGAACGTTGACCAGACAGGTGCGGACGTTCTGTCTCCCGAGACACGTTGA